DNA sequence from the Juglans microcarpa x Juglans regia isolate MS1-56 chromosome 5S, Jm3101_v1.0, whole genome shotgun sequence genome:
caaaactctataatattACGACTTGTCCTATAAATTTTCTcggcccataaaaatatttttaacccaatccaaaaatattccAAGAATTTAACTACAATGGCAAGTCCATTAGAAAATTTGATATCCATTAAAAACCAATTTGGCCCCGTaaaatattactcaaaaaatTCAACTCGGCTTTTCACATgcttaatctaaaaatatttagaaagcaggCTTGGTGTTGGGTCTAGGTGTTACATAACTAATTTGTATGGTTTGCTTATTGTTGaagcccaaaaaagaaaaggaaaaaagaaaagagagtatCAAGTATCTCATGTTTACATTTCAATCTACATGATCTCGTTGGCAATACGAGATGATTGagaataaatttgtaaaaaataagtagTATAGCTacaaaaagatctcacaaaagtGCACTTACAAAATGAAATAGCTTTATATAATACCTAGATATGTTTTGTAATGTAGGTagctttacaatttaacgtatcatatcaaggCAACTCATTTtatgattttacttttataaaatctatttatggttaaatcattttcttttttaaatatgttgtgGGCAACATTAAGCCTACTATCGTAAACATATCTTGCGCGATGTCTTATTATTCTACATGGATCGACATCttacaataaatttaatataaaacaaaagaaaaagatgttataaattaaactaAGGAGAAATATACAAAGCAatggaaaattatattattaattataaagaaattaaaacacgaAATTAAGGTACACTAggtcttccttttgtttttgtttgctctgcattgctttaaattttattctcaccCATTTCGTTTTATTTTGGCAGATTGGAACTCACATGAGTACTCTTAATTACTTATGAAACTCTATAACATGAACCGACCAATGAGGGATTGGGAAGATCTCCATTTTAGTAAACCCTACAGCTTTTCCCAGATCCTTGAATTCTACTAGTGTTCGCTCTTTACCTCCATTCATTAGGAGCATCATAAAGAAGTCTTTCATTAGAACGTCCTTTGCCTCGAGATTGTTTTCCAATTCTTCAGAGATTGCCATTTCCACGATTATCACCTTTCCATCTTGTGGTAATGCTTCCCAGCAATTTCTCAACAACTTCTTGCAATGCTCATCATCCCAGTTATGGAGTATCCACTGCTTAGGTACAAATCAAAATGCACACAAGTTTGGAATTTTGCATTATTATAGTGaagtatttatattatatacttcatATTATGATCGCATACGTAAatacgtgtgtgtatatatatacacacactcaTATTTCATGCATTTTCCCTATTTAGCTTAATACTTTCAATAAGAACCGTCAAATTTATTGGCTTTTTCCTAGTTAATTATaagctattttatttattcatttatatactTTTGTATCTCAATTGCAGCTTTGGGATCCCTTTTCGTTCTTCTAGGCCCTAATTAACTTTCCATTCTAGTTTCAAAGACCATACTACAAGTTCAATTCCCAAGACATCATGCTTAATTCCCTTGCCTGCCCACTAATTTGAATTACCATTTGGCCTAAGAATCCATCAATAAAAggatacctaaaaaaaaaaaaaagaattcataaGAGAATACGAAGGAAGAGAAATTCTACTGGGAGCCTTACACTACAGTACACGTAGCTTTCACCTAAttaacatgtgatttgttattctatcttaatgcttaaatatgtcgtgcttaaatagaatgataaatatgacaAATCACGTATTGATTTAGTGAGAGTGTATGGTGTAAGGCTTCTTTGTAGCATTTCTCAAGAAGAAAACCTTCAATAAAATTGTTTCGGCATTTGGGATCGATTTGAACATATCTCCAGCCACATGCTTTACACCTAAATAcaaatcaatattaatatttggagTTGAGTATCGTAAGTAAGAAGTACTAGCTAGACATgattaaatattatgaatgttGTGAGTAGATCTTTTGAACGAGAAATTACCATACCAAATAAGTGGCATGCAGTTTCTATCGTTAACATTGCAAAAAATGAgacagtactatatatatatatatatgttgatcatGTATAGTAACGGCATGTGCATTAATATGCTGATATCATCccatatgcatgtatatttAGATTCTTTGTCCCTACAGATATAAAATGTTAGTATCGTTACCATAAATTAGTACAGGATTTCGACATGATGTTATCTTCCGcaagtcctatatatatatatatatatattttggttcaagaaaaaatctattgcAAATTCGCTTATTGACACACACAACATAGTACTCCGCATCAACCAAGTTAagaatatataacattttcacttttttaataacTGATAATGCAATAAGTGACGTATTTACAAACCAACTTGTAagataagagatgagatgagagtgaGCAGGACTGGTTTGGAAGTAATATGagacaaaaattttgtaaatgtaagatagtttgtgaatagtaatgagatagtatgagttgaatattttttgagttttgagaaataagagaaaaaaggtcgaataaaaaatattatgtagttataatattgtaagaatatagttttataatattatttttatttagagacaTGAACaagttggaattattttttattttttatttgaaagtttgaaaatgttataatgattagtttgaaaattttgtatttgaattatgtttggaaataagataagatgagatgaaatgagatcaaaATCTTTAATCTCATCAGAAAGAGATCTAGAGATAAGAGGTGTAGGCCGTCTAACCTGGGAGCTTGGGAGCAGCAGCAATTACATGGGGCAGATCAAAGTTCAATCCACGAACGTGTGGATACGTAGAGGTTATCTTTGCAAGAGTGGTTCCAATGCCGCCTCCCACATCCATCAACTCCTTCAAATCTTTGAAGCCACCGTACAACTTAAACACACCCTCAAACTGTAATTTAGCGCTAACTTCCATAAACTCATCGAACAGTTGTCTCAATCTTGGCTTCTCTCCCATGTAGTCATAAAAGTTCACTCCATAGGCCTTGTAGAATGGCGAGCTTCCAGGATCAAGCACCGCATCCTTGATCATATATTGGCTTTCCAGTATCTCCCTTTCAGTAGCAAATAAGATAAAGGAAGTTGTGAAATTTGCCAGCTCGTCGGTACTACTGCTACTCACTAAGCATCGGCTTTTCTTTGTCAGGCCATAGGTCCATTCATGGCGTCCATGTTCTCCATTATTCCCTAATGGCTTTCGAGATATTGATAAGATAGAGTTTGCACCAAGAACGCTTAGCACCCTCTCCAAAGTCCACGCTGCAGAACTTGGATCTTTTGTGGGGATCTTTGAAATTATCTCTGCTGCAGAAAGATGAGCATCAGGCCCTGCATCTGCGATTATACTGAACACTTTCAGCTCAATTGCAGCTCTTAGAGCCATTTGGGTGCTAGCCAAACCTCCCAACTGCGAGCTTATGAAATGGTCTCCATCTTCTTGGACTTCCATGTTTTGGCCTTGTTCTAGCTTTTGATATCTTTCCTTGTCAATATTAGCATATGCAATATGCATGTATTTATAATCGAAGTCAGTATCCGGTCGATAATGAAAGCTAGCTATCCTGGCTAGCTATAGAGTTTAACTTAGGGTGGTGTAATACCAAACTGAGATTTTGGAAACTGCTGTACTATTATATATTCATCGAGCCGGAAAACTTAATGGAGGAAAAGCAGTAAAAGGACGACTCGGGCTGGAAGGAATAGATCTGTGGACTTCAGAAATCTACCCCATGCCTCAAAATGAAtggttaggtttttttttttttttttttttttttttttttttctttttgtttcaaatccTTAAAGACTAAAGTTAGAGATTACCATTTGTGCATTCTGTCAGACACCTAGAGTGTGTAACAAGTTGGTATCATAGAGACACTAGTCTCAGTGATTTATCTGCATACATTTCATGGGTGAAGCAACCAGATTAACTCAGTCGCAAGATGGGCTCAATGCCCTTACGAATGCTACACATTCTCAATACCAGAATCTAGAGACTAGAGTGCTAGCCCGAAAAAGACAGACAGATTCTATTGTCCATCAACTTTCGGCTCTGATAGGGTAGCTCTAAAGATGGAACCACAATACCAGCTGGCTGGAGGAACTTCTTCTAACGTCCATCTAAGGTATAACAATCCGCTAGAAATTTAATGGTAGAATTTCTATAGATTTTTAAGAACCTTACGAACGTAAGTTTTCACAAATCAACCAGTTTTGAtatgtcaacatagtcagtatTGCCACTTACTATAAGAGCTAAAaatgcgattttatttatttgaggtagttagaagtatCAAATAGTCTGTACCATTAGTTTCGTTTGACTATTTAGGATTGTACGGAGtaataaactcattttcaattttcgaaCGAAAAGCCTGCTCGAAaatgtattttgattatttcaaggCACTTCGggattaaattttgataaaagattTTCTCTATTAGGttagtatatatgtatatttaggaCTTTGGTTATGTTTGGATACTCTgctaaaaaatttcataatttcttttttaaaaatcacttaaacataaaatacttttcaatttcaaatttttaaatttttcatctaatcattacctaattattataaatcaaactaaAGGCATGATTTGAGTTAAACTAGCATATATCTATGTGGTGATGGGTGGATGCATGCAAGAAACACTTTTCTAAATTCGAGGTGGAGGCTAAAATGATGCCCTAGGACTTAGGAGAgctatataaaattaatttctagTATTTCGGTAAAGAAACACCATTTTCAGTCAAATTAATTTGTGATAATAAGGGTCGTGGGTTGTTGCAAGAAAGAACTCATTACATCCTATTAGGGgagtaaatttaaaccggaaaaccagAAAAttagactggaccggaccggaccggttggatcAATTTTGAACTGGTCTGGTCCGGAACGGttcttgaattatgcaaaccggttagaaccggtccggtttcagTTCTACAATTCCCGAGACTAGATCGGACcggttgggaaaaaaatataaaaattaatattttatatataatttataattatatgtgaaatttttatattaatatatataattatatatcatatatgaaataatttcatattataatttataaattataacataaaatgttaatcttaaatatgaacatttataattttttgattatatgttattaatataattatatataagataatgttattataatttataaaataaaagtttaatcttgaagatgaaaatttaattaatcatatgctttaaacataatatatatattaaattatattatatagtctaatatattatatagctatactaatatataagtttataactaatactaatttttttactaaaacagatttttttagtagtgcagattttgtaataataaCAGATTTTAgaacagattttttgaagcagtttttttttagtaatagatttttattttttaatgaaaaacttatattttaaaaaacggaaaaccggaccggaccgaaaactgGTAAAATCGGAGATACCGGTTTAAGAGAATAACCGGTAggtaattggttttgaaaaatacaaacgTACACCCCTACATCCTACATGTGGACCAACG
Encoded proteins:
- the LOC121267665 gene encoding (S)-scoulerine 9-O-methyltransferase-like, producing MHIAYANIDKERYQKLEQGQNMEVQEDGDHFISSQLGGLASTQMALRAAIELKVFSIIADAGPDAHLSAAEIISKIPTKDPSSAAWTLERVLSVLGANSILSISRKPLGNNGEHGRHEWTYGLTKKSRCLVSSSSTDELANFTTSFILFATEREILESQYMIKDAVLDPGSSPFYKAYGVNFYDYMGEKPRLRQLFDEFMEVSAKLQFEGVFKLYGGFKDLKELMDVGGGIGTTLAKITSTYPHVRGLNFDLPHVIAAAPKLPGVKHVAGDMFKSIPNAETILLKWILHNWDDEHCKKLLRNCWEALPQDGKVIIVEMAISEELENNLEAKDVLMKDFFMMLLMNGGKERTLVEFKDLGKAVGFTKMEIFPIPHWSVHVIEFHK